In a single window of the Rhodamnia argentea isolate NSW1041297 chromosome 2, ASM2092103v1, whole genome shotgun sequence genome:
- the LOC115755510 gene encoding uncharacterized protein LOC115755510 isoform X2 — MMNVVAICLVVTSLAAAGVLSPGPEKQSSDRKNDEVILKEGHRVVVVEYDRDGHANTKVSISPEHDHVPIKPASVSNLEGHLYQGAKDVLERSKDKVKEAASSVVPERKEDGGGRGYTGAKELICDALGKCKHGIASSLEKAKEEVTEKVHKVEEDARQAKDAAEEKLRRAGEAVTLKAHEAKEMARETFESTRGAVQTAKEEGKMMAEDIRRNVSVAAGAAKERAKEKAEEAKEAATSVGSRLRRLGETARRHVASLFDRRTLAGLVHLLGFAMAYGTCAWVTFVSSYVLAGALPRQQFGMVQSKMYPVYFRAMFSSVALTLVGHLLGQGRQVFASKPEMLQGLNLLASLPLVLANMLYLEPRATKIMFERMKLEKEEGRGREHQGGAEATRATERRPPLPDDAAAPTQEDREGDALRSRVARLNERLRKLNSYSSLLNVATLMALTWHLVCLAQRISAPC; from the exons ATGATGAACGTGGTGGCCATTTGCCTCGTAGTGACGTCGCTCGCGGCGGCCGGAGTCTTGTCTCCGGGCCCGGAGAAGCAGAGCAGCGACCGAAAGAACGACGAGGTGATCTTGAAGGAGGGCCAccgagtcgtcgtcgtcgagtACGACCGGGACGGCCACGCCAACACCAAGGTCTCCATCTCGCCGGAGCACGACCACGTCCCCATCAAGCCAGCCTCCGTCTCCAACCTCGAGGGCCACCTCTACCAAGGCGCCAAGGACGTCCTCGAACGCTCCAAGGACAAGGTGAAGGAGGCGGCCTCTTCGGTGGTTCCGGAGCGGAAGGAAGACGGTGGCGGTCGTGGCTATACTGGCGCGAAGGAGCTGATATGTGACGCCTTGGGCAAGTGCAAGCACGGGATCGCCAGCAGCCTCGAGAAGGCCAAGGAGGAGGTGACGGAGAAGGTCCACAAGGTCGAGGAAGACGCGAGGCAGGCGAAGGATGCGGCGGAGGAGAAGCTGCGGAGGGCCGGGGAGGCGGTGACGCTGAAGGCGCACGAGGCCAAGGAGATG GCGAGGGAGACCTTCGAGAGCACGCGGGGCGCCGTGCAGACCGCCAAGGaggaagggaagatgatggccGAGGACATCCGGAGGAACGTGTCGGTGGCAGCCGGGGCAGCGAAGGAGCGGGCCAAGGAGAAGGCGGAGGAAGCGAAGGAGGCCGCAACCAGCGTGGGCTCAAGGCTGCGCAGGCTTGGGGAGACGGCCAGGAGGCACGTGGCCTCGCTGTTCGACAGGAGGACGCTGGCGGGGCTGGTGCACCTACTGGGGTTCGCGATGGCGTACGGGACGTGCGCGTGGGTGACGTTCGTGTCGAGCTACGTGCTGGCGGGGGCGCTGCCGAGGCAGCAGTTCGGGATGGTGCAGAGCAAGATGTACCCGGTGTACTTCAGGGCCATGTTCTCCAGCGTCGCCCTGACCCTGGTGGGGCATTTGTTGGGCCAGGGGAGGCAGGTATTCGCGAGCAAGCCGGAGATGTTGCAGGGCTTGAACTTGTTGGCCTCGCTTCCACTGGTCCTGGCCAATATGCTCTACTTGGAGCCTCGTGCCACTAAG ATAATGTTCGAGAGGATGAAGCTGGAGAAGGAAGAGGGCAGAGGGCGAGAGCACCAGGGCGGTGCCGAGGCGACCCGCGCTACCGAACGGAGGCCCCCGCTGCCAGATGACGCTGCAGCGCCGACACAGGAGGACAGGGAAGGAGACGCCCTCCGGTCCCGAGTAGCGAGGTTGAACGAGAGGCTAAGGAAGCTGAACTCGTATTCGTCGCTCCTCAACGTCGCGACACTGATGGCCCTCACTTGGCATCTGGTCTGTCTTGCCCAGCGCATCTCGGCGCCGTGCTGA
- the LOC115755510 gene encoding uncharacterized protein LOC115755510 isoform X1 — translation MMNVVAICLVVTSLAAAGVLSPGPEKQSSDRKNDEVILKEGHRVVVVEYDRDGHANTKVSISPEHDHVPIKPASVSNLEGHLYQGAKDVLERSKDKVKEAASSVVPERKEDGGGRGYTGAKELICDALGKCKHGIASSLEKAKEEVTEKVHKVEEDARQAKDAAEEKLRRAGEMAREAAQEAGEKARETFESTRGAVQTAKEEGKMMAEDIRRNVSVAAGAAKERAKEKAEEAKEAATSVGSRLRRLGETARRHVASLFDRRTLAGLVHLLGFAMAYGTCAWVTFVSSYVLAGALPRQQFGMVQSKMYPVYFRAMFSSVALTLVGHLLGQGRQVFASKPEMLQGLNLLASLPLVLANMLYLEPRATKIMFERMKLEKEEGRGREHQGGAEATRATERRPPLPDDAAAPTQEDREGDALRSRVARLNERLRKLNSYSSLLNVATLMALTWHLVCLAQRISAPC, via the exons ATGATGAACGTGGTGGCCATTTGCCTCGTAGTGACGTCGCTCGCGGCGGCCGGAGTCTTGTCTCCGGGCCCGGAGAAGCAGAGCAGCGACCGAAAGAACGACGAGGTGATCTTGAAGGAGGGCCAccgagtcgtcgtcgtcgagtACGACCGGGACGGCCACGCCAACACCAAGGTCTCCATCTCGCCGGAGCACGACCACGTCCCCATCAAGCCAGCCTCCGTCTCCAACCTCGAGGGCCACCTCTACCAAGGCGCCAAGGACGTCCTCGAACGCTCCAAGGACAAGGTGAAGGAGGCGGCCTCTTCGGTGGTTCCGGAGCGGAAGGAAGACGGTGGCGGTCGTGGCTATACTGGCGCGAAGGAGCTGATATGTGACGCCTTGGGCAAGTGCAAGCACGGGATCGCCAGCAGCCTCGAGAAGGCCAAGGAGGAGGTGACGGAGAAGGTCCACAAGGTCGAGGAAGACGCGAGGCAGGCGAAGGATGCGGCGGAGGAGAAGCTGCGGAGGGCCGGGGAG ATGGCGAGGGAGGCGGCACAAGAGGCCGGGGAGAAGGCGAGGGAGACCTTCGAGAGCACGCGGGGCGCCGTGCAGACCGCCAAGGaggaagggaagatgatggccGAGGACATCCGGAGGAACGTGTCGGTGGCAGCCGGGGCAGCGAAGGAGCGGGCCAAGGAGAAGGCGGAGGAAGCGAAGGAGGCCGCAACCAGCGTGGGCTCAAGGCTGCGCAGGCTTGGGGAGACGGCCAGGAGGCACGTGGCCTCGCTGTTCGACAGGAGGACGCTGGCGGGGCTGGTGCACCTACTGGGGTTCGCGATGGCGTACGGGACGTGCGCGTGGGTGACGTTCGTGTCGAGCTACGTGCTGGCGGGGGCGCTGCCGAGGCAGCAGTTCGGGATGGTGCAGAGCAAGATGTACCCGGTGTACTTCAGGGCCATGTTCTCCAGCGTCGCCCTGACCCTGGTGGGGCATTTGTTGGGCCAGGGGAGGCAGGTATTCGCGAGCAAGCCGGAGATGTTGCAGGGCTTGAACTTGTTGGCCTCGCTTCCACTGGTCCTGGCCAATATGCTCTACTTGGAGCCTCGTGCCACTAAG ATAATGTTCGAGAGGATGAAGCTGGAGAAGGAAGAGGGCAGAGGGCGAGAGCACCAGGGCGGTGCCGAGGCGACCCGCGCTACCGAACGGAGGCCCCCGCTGCCAGATGACGCTGCAGCGCCGACACAGGAGGACAGGGAAGGAGACGCCCTCCGGTCCCGAGTAGCGAGGTTGAACGAGAGGCTAAGGAAGCTGAACTCGTATTCGTCGCTCCTCAACGTCGCGACACTGATGGCCCTCACTTGGCATCTGGTCTGTCTTGCCCAGCGCATCTCGGCGCCGTGCTGA